The genomic stretch AATGTAATGAATACATACGGAGGAATTAAAACAGTAGGATTATGTCATAGTGTGCAGGTCTGTGTACCTCATATGTTTGCACACCTTGGCATAGATCAAACGGGAGTACAGGCAAAAATCGCGGGAATTAATCACATGGCATGGCTTCTAGAAGTAACGCGGGATGGGGAGGATTTATACCCCGAGATTAAGCGAAGAGCAGCAGAGAAACAGAAGGAATCTCATGGAGATATGGTTCGATACGAGATGATGCTGAAGTTTGGATATTACATCACAGAATCATCAGAGCATAATGCGGAATACCACCCTTACTTTATTAAAAAGAACTATCCGGAACTCATTGAAAGATTCCAAATCCCGCTTGACGAGTACCCGCGTAGGTGTGTAGAACAAATCGCAGGCTGGGAACGTATGCGGGATGAGATTGTGAATAATACGGAACTGAAACATGAGCGTACTCATGAATATGCTTCCTACATTTTAGAAGCAATGGAAACCGGTAATCCATATAAAATCGGCGGCAATGTAATGAACCATGGTCTTATTACCAATCTTCCGAAAGAAGCTTGTGTAGAAGTACCTTGTCTCGTGGATGGCAGTGGAATAAGTCCAACGTATGTTGGCGATCTGCCTCCGCAGTGTGCAGCGCTTAACCTGACGAATATTAATACACAGCTACTTACCATTGAAGCTGCGATGACAGGCAAGAAAGAACATATTTATCATGCAGCCATGCTCGACCCGCACACAGCAGCAGAGCTTTCGATGGATGATATCATAAGGATGTGCGATGAATTAATAGAGGCTCATGGAGATTGGCTTCCTAGATATAAATAAGTCATTCTTAGCCAGGTAGGAATAAACGAGATAACAATCTGGTATTTAGAAAAGTATTGAAAGAAAAACAAGACTGTTCAGACATTTAGCCGTGTTAGAGCAGTCTTTTTAGTTGACAATTTGTACGTACATATTACACACTGTAGAATGAATTCATCGTACAGGAGGCGTTTGTAGTCATGGATATGAATGAACGTATAGAAAGATGGAATGAAGAGGCGAGTCAGTGTAA from Paenibacillus polygoni encodes the following:
- the melA gene encoding alpha-glucosidase/alpha-galactosidase, producing MDKITFIGAGSTVFAKNVLGDCMMTPALQGFELALFDINLERLTDSENMLSNLKKSVGSTCRVTAYADRKEALRGAKYVINAIQVGGYDPCTITDFEIPKKYGLRQTIADTVGIGGIFRNLRTIPVMMDIAADMREVCPDALFLNYTNPMAVLTNVMNTYGGIKTVGLCHSVQVCVPHMFAHLGIDQTGVQAKIAGINHMAWLLEVTRDGEDLYPEIKRRAAEKQKESHGDMVRYEMMLKFGYYITESSEHNAEYHPYFIKKNYPELIERFQIPLDEYPRRCVEQIAGWERMRDEIVNNTELKHERTHEYASYILEAMETGNPYKIGGNVMNHGLITNLPKEACVEVPCLVDGSGISPTYVGDLPPQCAALNLTNINTQLLTIEAAMTGKKEHIYHAAMLDPHTAAELSMDDIIRMCDELIEAHGDWLPRYK